CTCCCCGCGCCCGCATCACCGTCGGCCCCGACCGGGTCGAACTGGGCCTGGCACATCTGGAAGCGAACAGCCGACGGGGACGCACCGCGACACCGCACGATCCGCTCCTGGCCGGCGAACCACCGCTGGAACCCGACGATGAGGTCATCATCGTCGAGTTCGCCGCTCGCCGGCCGTTTCACCCGATGCGCCTGCACGACGCCGTCGACCACCTGCTGGACGGCGTGGTGCGCACCCGCGGGCGGGCCTGGCTGGCCAACCGCCCCGCCGATGTCATGTGGATCGAATCCGCGGGCGGCGGAATGCATTTCAGCAATGCCGGCAAATGGCTGGCGGCGATGGACGCCACCGAACGCGCCTACACCGACCCGGAACGGCTGGCGATCGCCGCGATCGACTGGCACCACGAGTTCGGCGATCGTCACATCTCGCTGACCGTGCTGGTCTGCGGCGCCCGGCCCGGCGAGGTCATCGAGGCACTGCGCGGCGCGCTGCTCACCGACGACGAACTGGCGCGACCCGACGAATGGGCCCACTATCCGGACCCGTTCGGGGATTGGCACGAAGAACCGTGTCTGCCCGGCATCGAAGAGCCCGCGACATCCGCCTACACAGAAGGGGAATCCCAATGAAGCCCGACATCCACCCCGACTATCACCCCGTGGTGTTCCAGGACGCCGCGACCGGCACCCAGTTCCTCACCCGGTCGACGGCCACCAGCGAGCGCACCATCGACTGGCCCACCGCCCAGGGAATTCAGACCTATCCGTTGATCGTCGTCGACGTCACCAGCGACTCACACCCGTTCTGGACCGGGTCGGCCAGGCACATCGACTCGGCCGGACAGGTGGAGAAGTTCCGGCGGCGTTACGGCCGCCGCTAGCCATAGGGTGGGGCCATGCGGCTCAAGCCCGGCAGACCCGACCTGGCCCCCTATGCGCGGTACTTCGACGCGCCGCCGGCTTCCGCGCAATCCCCGGTCACCGTCAGCTGGGCCGGGGTCAGCACGCTGCTGGTCGACGACGGCACGTCGGCGGTTCTCACCGACGGATTCTTCTCGCGGCCTGCGTTGCCGACCGTCGTCCTGGGCAAGCTTTCGCCGTCACTGCCCCGCATCGACGGCAGCCTGGCCCGCCTCGGCATCGACCGGCTCGAAGCGGTGCTGCCGGTGCACACCCACTTCGACCACGCCATGGACTCGGCGGTGGTGGCCAGGCGCACCGGCGCGCGACTGGTCGGCGGCACCTCGACGGCCCAGGTCGGCGTCGGCGGCAGGCTTGCCCCCGAGCAGATCGTCACGGTCACCCCGGGCGAAGCCGTCACCCTCGGCGCCTTTGAGGTCACACTCTTCGAGTCCGAGCACTGCCCACCGGACCGCTTCCCCGGCGTGATCACCACGCCCGTCGTTCCGCCGGTGAAGACCTCGGCGTACAAGTGCGGCGAGGCCTGGTCGACCCTGGTGCACCATCGGCCCAGCGACCACCGCGTGCTGATCGTCGGCAGCGCCGGCGCGGTGCCGGGCGCGCTGGCCGGGCAGCACGCCGAGGTGGTGTACCTGGGGATCGGCCAACTCGGGCTGCAGTCCGAGCGGTACTTCGAGAGCTACTGGGCCGAGACCGTGCGCACGGTCGGCGCGCGCCGCGTCGTGCTGATCCACTGGGACGACTTCTTCCGCCCGCTGCACAAACCGTTGCGCGCACTGCCGTACGCCGGTGACGACCTCGACGTCTCGATGCGGATCCTGACCCGGCTGGCCGAACGTGACAATGTCAGCCTGCACCTGCCGACCCTGTGGGAACGCGCCGACCCGTGGCTCAGCTGAGCCGCTGAAACGCCGGCGGCAACGGCAGGCCCAGATCTGCCAGCACACCGCGCAGCCGCGTCGGGTAATCGGTGATGAGGCCGTCGACGCCGTCCGCGATCAGCGCCCGCATGG
Above is a window of Mycolicibacterium boenickei DNA encoding:
- a CDS encoding type B 50S ribosomal protein L31 codes for the protein MKPDIHPDYHPVVFQDAATGTQFLTRSTATSERTIDWPTAQGIQTYPLIVVDVTSDSHPFWTGSARHIDSAGQVEKFRRRYGRR
- the mrf gene encoding ribosome hibernation factor-recruiting GTPase MRF, which produces MRTPVVLIAGQGDSDGVAEELGRRPGTVLVRHTFDGQVVLRTVADGGGTSDLALELAHGCVSCTVRDDLLILLRRLHRRSDVERIVVQLMPWLEAEPVCWAINTIRVHVGPGYLDGPAARDVEIEAVIASLDASVWLQQSVGDEELPDGRTVAQVVVGQAEFADMLVLNEPDATTLAVLRRLAPRARITVGPDRVELGLAHLEANSRRGRTATPHDPLLAGEPPLEPDDEVIIVEFAARRPFHPMRLHDAVDHLLDGVVRTRGRAWLANRPADVMWIESAGGGMHFSNAGKWLAAMDATERAYTDPERLAIAAIDWHHEFGDRHISLTVLVCGARPGEVIEALRGALLTDDELARPDEWAHYPDPFGDWHEEPCLPGIEEPATSAYTEGESQ
- a CDS encoding MBL fold metallo-hydrolase; translated protein: MRLKPGRPDLAPYARYFDAPPASAQSPVTVSWAGVSTLLVDDGTSAVLTDGFFSRPALPTVVLGKLSPSLPRIDGSLARLGIDRLEAVLPVHTHFDHAMDSAVVARRTGARLVGGTSTAQVGVGGRLAPEQIVTVTPGEAVTLGAFEVTLFESEHCPPDRFPGVITTPVVPPVKTSAYKCGEAWSTLVHHRPSDHRVLIVGSAGAVPGALAGQHAEVVYLGIGQLGLQSERYFESYWAETVRTVGARRVVLIHWDDFFRPLHKPLRALPYAGDDLDVSMRILTRLAERDNVSLHLPTLWERADPWLS